The Gopherus flavomarginatus isolate rGopFla2 chromosome 20, rGopFla2.mat.asm, whole genome shotgun sequence region ACGCCGCCGACGCCGACGTTCCTCTCGGGTCAAGTGCTGCAGGTCCTTTTTCAGAGCCTCACCCGGCTCAGCTAGCCGGGACTGGGCACACAAGCCGATGCTGCCGGCCTCCTCCACTCCGGCCCCACGGCCACCGCCCCCACCACAGTCACTAAAAACTGACTCTGTCTCGGAGTGAGACGGGGGCATGTCGATTTCCGTCTGGTCTGAATTGAGCATCATCTTTTcaaaggatggatggatagacagactGATAGATGTGTAtcaggatagatagatagacagacagataggcAGACAGATAGATAGAATGAATTGCAAAATAAAATTGCTCTGCTGCTAATATTTTGTTGTCTGGTTCACAtcatcatcatttaaaaaaaaaaatccttccaaggaaaattcctttctccaGGGAATTAGTCACACAATCAACAATCTtccaaataaataatttaaataaatttccaataaatatataaattaaataaataaatctctccTCTATGTGCACGTGTAGATTGCAGGGTCCGCCTTCGGCACGCTGTGTGGCGTGGTTTGCCTTCTTCAGATGTCAGCCTCTGCAATTGCCTCCAAAGTGCTCTGGAAAACAGAAACGAAGGAGTTCTCACTAACTTCCTGCTCCCACTT contains the following coding sequences:
- the NHLH1 gene encoding helix-loop-helix protein 1, producing MMLNSDQTEIDMPPSHSETESVFSDCGGGGGRGAGVEEAGSIGLCAQSRLAEPGEALKKDLQHLTREERRRRRRATAKYRTAHATRERIRVEAFNMAFAELRKLLPTLPPDKKLSKIEILRLAICYISYLNHVLDV